The following are encoded together in the Zingiber officinale cultivar Zhangliang chromosome 8A, Zo_v1.1, whole genome shotgun sequence genome:
- the LOC122008576 gene encoding uncharacterized protein LOC122008576 isoform X2, with product MGHESPYFPSSFTCLCRICHEEEEEGSTGMESPCACAGTLKFAHRDCVQRWCDEKGSNVCEICLQTFEPGYTFSEKKALADVVVTIRLNHDPEILSYNEEDNGETGHNYEECSTSSQRGATFCRSVAIMLTVMLLVRHFFAVMMLSSGQYAFGILTVFVLRACGIVIPFYVVMRLIAMVQKAQLQHHLEQHQRRARMAIDEREEQVRFQHPIQIGS from the exons ATGGGCCATGAATCACCATATTTTCCTTCTTCTTTCACCTGTCTGTGTAGAATCTgccatgaagaagaggaagagggatcGACAGGCATGGAATCCCCTTGCGCCTGCGCTGGGACTCTCAAG TTTGCTCACAGAGACTGCGTGCAGCGGTGGTGCGACGAGAAAGGAAGCAACGTCTGTGAAATTTGCCTTCAG ACGTTTGAGCCAGGCTACACCTTTTCGGAGAAGAAGGCACTGGCGGATGTGGTGGTGACCATCAG GCTAAATCATGATCCTGAAATCCTCAGCTACAATGAAGAAGACAATGGTGAAACCGGCCATAATTACGAAGAGTGCTCCACCTCGTCACAAAGAGGTGCCACTTTCTGCCGCTCTGTGGCAATCATG TTAACAGTTATGTTGCTAGTAAGGCATTTCTTTGCTGTGATGATGCTGAGCTCTGGGCAATATGCATTTGGCATCCTCACT GTGTTTGTGCTGAGAGCTTGTGGGATTGTGATTCCATTCTACGTCGTCATGAGGTTGATAGCAATGGTTCAGAAAGCACAACTGCAGCATCATCTAGAGCAACACCAA AGGAGAGCTCGTATGGCGATTGATGAAAGGGAAGAACAAGTACGATTTCAACATCCAATCCAAATCGGTTCATGA
- the LOC122008576 gene encoding uncharacterized protein LOC122008576 isoform X1, whose translation MGHESPYFPSSFTCLCRICHEEEEEGSTGMESPCACAGTLKFAHRDCVQRWCDEKGSNVCEICLQTFEPGYTFSEKKALADVVVTIRLNHDPEILSYNEEDNGETGHNYEECSTSSQRGATFCRSVAIMLTVMLLVRHFFAVMMLSSGQYAFGILTFDQVFVLRACGIVIPFYVVMRLIAMVQKAQLQHHLEQHQRRARMAIDEREEQVRFQHPIQIGS comes from the exons ATGGGCCATGAATCACCATATTTTCCTTCTTCTTTCACCTGTCTGTGTAGAATCTgccatgaagaagaggaagagggatcGACAGGCATGGAATCCCCTTGCGCCTGCGCTGGGACTCTCAAG TTTGCTCACAGAGACTGCGTGCAGCGGTGGTGCGACGAGAAAGGAAGCAACGTCTGTGAAATTTGCCTTCAG ACGTTTGAGCCAGGCTACACCTTTTCGGAGAAGAAGGCACTGGCGGATGTGGTGGTGACCATCAG GCTAAATCATGATCCTGAAATCCTCAGCTACAATGAAGAAGACAATGGTGAAACCGGCCATAATTACGAAGAGTGCTCCACCTCGTCACAAAGAGGTGCCACTTTCTGCCGCTCTGTGGCAATCATG TTAACAGTTATGTTGCTAGTAAGGCATTTCTTTGCTGTGATGATGCTGAGCTCTGGGCAATATGCATTTGGCATCCTCACT TTTGATCAGGTGTTTGTGCTGAGAGCTTGTGGGATTGTGATTCCATTCTACGTCGTCATGAGGTTGATAGCAATGGTTCAGAAAGCACAACTGCAGCATCATCTAGAGCAACACCAA AGGAGAGCTCGTATGGCGATTGATGAAAGGGAAGAACAAGTACGATTTCAACATCCAATCCAAATCGGTTCATGA